A genomic stretch from Betaproteobacteria bacterium includes:
- a CDS encoding branched-chain amino acid ABC transporter permease encodes METFIQQLINGLTLGTVYAMVALGYTMVYGIIQLINFAHGEVVMIGAMVSFSVIGALAGAETGLPAWSIVFAGAAAAIPVCMAVSYTMERVAYRPLRGAPRLAPLITAIGISIILQQIGLMIWSRNPLAFPQILDNRVFHFAGATVTSVQLAIWIVATLMMGALTLMVYRTRLGIAMRATSQNPQIAGLMGIDIDRIIAATFVIGATLAAIAGVMVGTYYGIAHYTMGSLLGLKAFCAAVLGGIGNIPGAMLGGILLGLVEALGAGYIGDFTNNWFGSNYQDVFAFIVLILVLVFRPSGLLGERVGDRV; translated from the coding sequence GTGGAAACCTTCATCCAGCAACTGATCAACGGGCTCACGCTGGGCACCGTCTACGCCATGGTGGCGCTCGGCTACACCATGGTCTACGGCATCATCCAGCTCATCAACTTCGCCCATGGTGAAGTGGTGATGATCGGCGCCATGGTGTCGTTCTCGGTGATCGGTGCGCTGGCCGGAGCCGAGACCGGCCTGCCTGCATGGTCGATCGTATTCGCCGGTGCGGCCGCCGCCATTCCGGTCTGCATGGCGGTCTCGTACACGATGGAGCGCGTGGCGTATCGCCCCTTGCGCGGCGCGCCGCGGCTCGCGCCCCTCATCACCGCGATCGGCATCTCGATCATCCTGCAGCAGATCGGGCTCATGATCTGGAGCCGCAATCCGCTCGCGTTCCCACAGATCCTCGACAACCGCGTGTTCCACTTCGCCGGCGCCACGGTCACGTCGGTGCAGCTCGCGATCTGGATCGTCGCCACGCTCATGATGGGCGCGCTGACGCTGATGGTGTACCGCACGCGCCTCGGCATCGCGATGCGGGCGACCTCGCAGAATCCGCAGATCGCGGGTCTGATGGGTATCGACATCGATCGCATCATCGCGGCCACCTTCGTCATCGGCGCAACGCTTGCCGCCATCGCCGGCGTCATGGTCGGCACCTATTACGGCATCGCGCATTACACGATGGGCTCGCTGCTGGGGCTCAAGGCGTTCTGCGCGGCGGTGCTCGGCGGCATCGGCAACATCCCGGGCGCGATGCTGGGCGGGATCCTGCTCGGCCTGGTCGAGGCGCTTGGCGCAGGCTACATCGGGGATTTCACCAACAACTGGTTCGGCAGCAACTACCAGGACGTGTTCGCCTTCATCGTGCTGATCCTGGTGCTGGTGTTTCGTCCTTCCGGCTTGCTCGGCGAGCGCGTCGGGGACAGGGTTTGA
- a CDS encoding ABC transporter ATP-binding protein, translating to MAEAHRRSPATWPGIALIVIALAALPFVLASVGTTWVRVTNLAILFILLSLGLNIVVGFAGLLDLGYIAFYAVGAYVYALLASPQFDIHWPFWAIVPLGALVACIFGVLLGAPTLKLRGDYLAIVTLGFGEIVRIFLNNLSQPVNITNGPQGISRIDPIRIGNLNLGSTDTIGGLTFSGPIKYYYLLIVVLMLVLVVNVRLQHSRIGRAWEAIREDETAARAMGIDTMRMKLLAFAMGASFGGIAGSIFSAMQGFISPESFVLVESIMVLSMVVLGGMGNIWGVVVGALLLSFVPELLRHTVGPVQQALFGRSIVEPEVVRMLLFGLALVVMMMYRPAGLFPSAVRRRELARRTEQQ from the coding sequence ATGGCTGAGGCTCACCGCCGCTCCCCGGCCACGTGGCCCGGCATCGCGCTGATCGTCATCGCGCTCGCAGCGTTGCCGTTCGTGCTGGCTTCGGTCGGCACCACCTGGGTGCGCGTCACCAACCTGGCGATCCTGTTCATCCTGCTCTCGCTGGGTCTCAACATCGTGGTCGGGTTCGCCGGTCTGCTCGATCTCGGCTACATCGCGTTCTACGCCGTCGGCGCTTACGTTTATGCGCTCCTCGCCTCGCCGCAATTCGACATCCACTGGCCGTTCTGGGCCATCGTCCCGCTGGGCGCGCTGGTGGCCTGCATCTTCGGCGTGCTGCTCGGCGCGCCGACGCTGAAACTGCGCGGCGACTATCTCGCCATCGTTACGCTCGGTTTCGGCGAGATCGTCCGCATCTTTCTCAACAATCTGTCGCAGCCGGTCAACATCACCAACGGCCCGCAAGGCATCTCGCGCATCGATCCGATCCGCATCGGCAACTTGAATCTTGGCTCGACCGACACGATCGGCGGGCTGACCTTCAGCGGTCCGATCAAGTACTACTACCTGCTGATCGTCGTGCTGATGCTGGTGCTGGTGGTCAACGTGCGCCTCCAGCACTCGCGCATCGGGCGCGCATGGGAAGCGATTCGCGAGGACGAAACCGCGGCGCGCGCCATGGGCATCGACACCATGCGCATGAAGCTCCTCGCCTTCGCCATGGGCGCCTCGTTCGGCGGCATCGCCGGCAGCATCTTCTCCGCCATGCAGGGCTTCATCAGCCCGGAGAGTTTCGTCCTGGTCGAATCGATCATGGTGCTTTCCATGGTGGTGCTGGGCGGGATGGGGAACATCTGGGGCGTCGTCGTCGGCGCGCTGCTGCTCTCGTTCGTGCCGGAGCTTCTGCGCCATACCGTGGGGCCCGTGCAGCAGGCGCTCTTCGGCCGCTCGATCGTCGAGCCCGAGGTGGTGCGCATGCTGCTGTTCGGGCTGGCGCTGGTGGTCATGATGATGTACCGGCCCGCGGGACTCTTTCCCTCGGCGGTGCGCCGGCGCGAGCTCGCCCGCCGCACGGAGCAACAATGA
- a CDS encoding ABC transporter substrate-binding protein: MTSRRQLASTIFAFAIAAALGACGRDEPQTEAKGDAPAAAPAPKEITVRIGHAAPLTGGIAHLGKDNENGARLAIDQANAKGITIGGAKVKFELLAEDDEEKPDRGPIVAQKFADAKVAGVVGHLNSGVTIPASAVYHQAAIPMVSGSATNPRLTEQGFKEIFRIVGRDDQQGPAIASYLMSQFKLKTVAVIDDATAYGEGLANEVEKTLKAAGVEVLPRERGNKDTRDWKAILTKLRARTPDAVFYGGMDATGGALLKQGRELGIKAVFAFGDGGCTDKMAELAGEKNAEGMICSQAGIPVQAASKAFLDAYKKKFNMDPILYAPFTYDATNLLIAAMQKADSADPAKYLPALASIEHKGASGTIRFDEKGDRKDAEITIFTMKGAKIEPVAIVKGGKPIEFDAFMKAQAEAEAKAASAPASPAGAPAPAATDNAPEPAKDAVAK, encoded by the coding sequence ATGACTTCACGCCGGCAGCTCGCATCGACCATCTTCGCATTCGCCATCGCCGCCGCACTCGGGGCCTGCGGCCGGGACGAACCGCAAACCGAGGCGAAAGGCGATGCCCCGGCGGCGGCGCCGGCGCCCAAGGAAATTACGGTTCGCATCGGACACGCGGCGCCGCTCACTGGCGGCATCGCGCACCTGGGCAAGGACAACGAGAACGGCGCGCGGCTCGCGATCGACCAGGCCAACGCCAAAGGCATCACCATCGGCGGCGCGAAGGTGAAGTTCGAGCTGCTCGCGGAAGACGACGAAGAGAAGCCCGATCGCGGGCCGATCGTCGCGCAGAAGTTCGCCGATGCGAAGGTGGCGGGCGTGGTCGGTCACCTGAATTCGGGCGTCACGATTCCGGCCTCCGCGGTCTACCACCAGGCCGCCATTCCCATGGTGAGCGGATCGGCGACCAATCCGAGGCTCACCGAGCAAGGCTTCAAGGAGATCTTCCGCATCGTCGGCCGCGACGATCAGCAGGGCCCGGCGATCGCGAGCTATCTCATGTCGCAGTTCAAGCTCAAGACGGTGGCGGTGATCGACGATGCGACCGCGTATGGCGAGGGCCTGGCCAACGAAGTCGAAAAGACGCTGAAGGCGGCGGGCGTCGAGGTTCTTCCTCGCGAGCGCGGCAACAAGGACACGCGCGACTGGAAGGCGATTCTCACCAAGCTGCGCGCCCGCACTCCCGACGCCGTGTTCTACGGCGGCATGGATGCCACCGGCGGCGCGCTGCTCAAGCAAGGCCGCGAGCTGGGCATCAAGGCGGTGTTCGCGTTCGGCGACGGCGGCTGCACCGACAAGATGGCCGAGCTTGCTGGCGAGAAGAACGCGGAGGGCATGATCTGCTCGCAGGCCGGCATTCCGGTGCAGGCCGCCTCGAAGGCGTTCCTGGATGCGTACAAGAAGAAGTTCAATATGGATCCGATCCTGTACGCGCCGTTCACTTACGATGCGACCAACCTCCTGATCGCCGCCATGCAGAAGGCCGATTCGGCCGATCCCGCGAAATACCTGCCGGCGCTCGCGAGCATCGAGCACAAGGGCGCGAGCGGCACGATTCGGTTCGACGAGAAGGGCGATCGCAAGGACGCCGAGATCACGATCTTCACGATGAAGGGCGCCAAGATCGAGCCGGTCGCGATCGTGAAGGGCGGAAAGCCGATCGAGTTCGATGCGTTCATGAAGGCGCAGGCCGAGGCCGAAGCGAAAGCGGCTTCCGCCCCTGCCAGCCCCGCGGGCGCGCCCGCACCGGCGGCGACCGACAATGCGCCCGAGCCCGCCAAGGACGCGGTCGCCAAGTAG